A part of Hippopotamus amphibius kiboko isolate mHipAmp2 chromosome 16, mHipAmp2.hap2, whole genome shotgun sequence genomic DNA contains:
- the LOC130838111 gene encoding hormone-sensitive lipase-like, whose product MPDSYSLRAQLRRVVGQPPPFTPAIRPFLQTISIGLVSFGEHYKRNETGLSVTASSLFTGGRFAIDPELRGAEFERIIQNLDVRFWKAFWNITEIQVLSSLANMASATVRVSRLLSLPPTAFEMPLTADPKVMVTISPPLAHTGPGPVLVRLTSYDLREGQDSEELSSLVRSEGPRSLELQPRPQQAPRSRSLVVHIHGGAFVAQTSKSHEPYLKSWAQELGTPILSIDYSLAPEAPFPRALEECFYAYCWAIKHCGLLGSTGERICLAGDSAGGNLCFTVSLQAAAYGVQLPDGITAAYPATMLQSTALEPIMPLSVGVHLPFRK is encoded by the exons ATGCCTGACAGCTACTCTCTGAGGGCCCAGCTGCGCCGTGTTGTGGGACAGCCTCCCCCT TTCACGCCCGCCATCCGGCCATTCCTGCAGACCATCTCCATCGGGCTGGTGTCCTTCGGGGAGCACTACAAACGCAACGAAACTGGCCTCA GTGTGACAGCCAGCTCTCTCTTCACTGGCGGCCGCTTTGCCATCGACCCAGAGCTGCGTGGGGCCGAGTTTGAGCGGATCATACAGAACCTGGACGTGCGCTTCTGGAAAGCCTTCTGGAATATCACCGAGATCCAGGTGCTATCG TCTCTAGCAAACATGGCATCGGCCACCGTGAGGGTAAGCCGCCTGCTcagcctgccccccaccgcctTTGAAATGCCGCTGACTGCTGACCCCAAGGTCATGGTCACCATCTCACCCCCGCTGGCCCACACCGGCCCCGGGCCCGTCCTCGTCAGGCTCACCTCCTATGACCTACGTGAAGGACAG GACAGTGAGGAGCTCAGCAGCCTGGTGAGGTCCGAGGGCCCCAGGAGCCTGGAGCTGCAGCCACGCCCCCAGCAGGCACCCCGCTCGAGGTCCCTGGTAGTGCACATCCACGGCGGCGCCTTCGTGGCTCAGACCTCCAAGTCCCACGAGCCTTACCTCAAGAGCTGGGCCCAGGAGCTGGGCACCCCCATCCTCTCCATCGACTACTCCCTGGCCCCCGAGGCCCCCTTCCCCAGGGCGCTGGAGGAGTGCTTCTATGCCTACTGCTGGGCCATCAAGCACTGTGGCCTCCTTG GCTCAACAGGTGAGCGGATATGCCTCGCAGGAGACAGCGCAGGTGGGAATCTCTGCTTCACCGTGTCCCTGCAGGCAGCAGCCTATGGTGTGCAGTTGCCAGATGGCATCACAGCAGCCTACCCCGCCACAATGCTGCAGTCTACTGCACTCGAACCTATAATGCCTCTCTCAGTTGGAGTCCATTTGCCCTTCCGTAAATGA
- the LOC130839064 gene encoding C-X-C motif chemokine 17-like isoform X1: protein MKVLISPLLLLPLMLTSAVHSSSNTGIARGHRDQHQASGTWLQEGGQECECKDWFLRAPKRKLITVPGLPKKPCPCDHFKGRVKKTRHQRHHRKPTKPSRACQQFLRRCQLASFALPL from the exons ATGAAAGTTCTAATCTCTCCCCTCCTGTTGCTGCCACTGATGCTGACGTCCGCGGTCCACAGCAGCTCAAATACAg GGATCGCCAGAGGCCACAGGGACCAACACCAGGCTTCGGGGACGTGGCTCCAGGAAGGAGGCCAAGAATGTGAGTGCAAAG ATTGGTTCCTGAGAGCCCCTAAAAGAAAACTCATCACAGTGCCCGGGCTGCCAAAGAAGCCATGTCCCTGTGATCACTTCAAGGGCAGAGTGAAGAAAACCA GACACCAAAGACACCACAGGAAGCCAACCAAGCCCTCCAGAGCCTGCCAGCAATTTCTCAGACGATGTCAGCTGGCAAGTTTTGCTCTGCCCTTATAG
- the LOC130839064 gene encoding C-X-C motif chemokine 17-like isoform X2: MKVLISPLLLLPLMLTSAVHSSSNTGIARGHRDQHQASGTWLQEGGQEYWFLRAPKRKLITVPGLPKKPCPCDHFKGRVKKTRHQRHHRKPTKPSRACQQFLRRCQLASFALPL; encoded by the exons ATGAAAGTTCTAATCTCTCCCCTCCTGTTGCTGCCACTGATGCTGACGTCCGCGGTCCACAGCAGCTCAAATACAg GGATCGCCAGAGGCCACAGGGACCAACACCAGGCTTCGGGGACGTGGCTCCAGGAAGGAGGCCAAGAAT ATTGGTTCCTGAGAGCCCCTAAAAGAAAACTCATCACAGTGCCCGGGCTGCCAAAGAAGCCATGTCCCTGTGATCACTTCAAGGGCAGAGTGAAGAAAACCA GACACCAAAGACACCACAGGAAGCCAACCAAGCCCTCCAGAGCCTGCCAGCAATTTCTCAGACGATGTCAGCTGGCAAGTTTTGCTCTGCCCTTATAG